From the genome of Lawsonella clevelandensis, one region includes:
- the truA gene encoding tRNA pseudouridine(38-40) synthase TruA produces MDNIMRLRLDIAYDGTDFSGWAIQPDQRTVCGEITQALELVLQSPLHLTVAGRTDAGVHATGQVAHVDIPRDRLATRSLAGDPQRLVRRVARLLPPDVTISSVVETPAEFDARFSALRRHYVYRVANQPFGANPLRARDTASWHRPLDRARMQEASQRLLGLNDFSAFCRYREGSTTIRDLQRFDWEWRDETLGPVLEAYVTADAFCWSMVRSLVGALFLVGDGRKPVDWPASLLGPGSRNSQVPVADAHGLCLYQVDYPADSELAARQRQTRGMREACECD; encoded by the coding sequence ATGGATAACATCATGCGGCTGCGTCTCGACATCGCCTATGACGGTACCGACTTCTCCGGATGGGCCATCCAACCAGATCAGCGCACCGTCTGTGGAGAAATCACCCAAGCTCTGGAACTGGTGCTGCAAAGCCCCCTCCACCTCACCGTGGCAGGGCGGACCGACGCCGGCGTCCACGCCACCGGTCAGGTAGCCCACGTCGACATCCCGCGGGATCGCCTGGCTACCCGCTCACTTGCTGGCGATCCGCAGCGGCTAGTACGACGCGTCGCCCGCCTGCTTCCCCCAGACGTCACCATCAGCAGTGTGGTCGAAACCCCCGCTGAATTCGATGCCCGCTTCTCTGCCCTCCGCCGGCACTACGTGTATAGAGTCGCCAACCAGCCTTTCGGCGCAAACCCACTGCGAGCACGCGATACCGCCTCCTGGCATCGCCCGCTTGACCGCGCGCGGATGCAAGAGGCAAGTCAACGCCTGCTCGGGCTTAACGACTTTTCTGCCTTCTGCCGCTATCGCGAAGGCTCCACGACCATTCGGGACCTGCAACGATTCGACTGGGAGTGGCGCGACGAAACTCTCGGCCCAGTACTCGAGGCCTATGTGACTGCCGATGCGTTCTGTTGGTCCATGGTGCGAAGCTTGGTGGGGGCACTGTTTCTGGTAGGCGACGGGCGGAAACCCGTCGATTGGCCTGCCTCCTTATTGGGGCCCGGATCACGCAACTCACAGGTTCCGGTAGCGGATGCACACGGTCTCTGCCTGTACCAAGTCGACTATCCCGCCGATAGTGAGTTGGCGGCGCGGCAGCGGCAAACTCGTGGCATGAGAGAGGCCTGCGAGTGCGATTAA
- the rplQ gene encoding 50S ribosomal protein L17, sunset domain variant, translating to MPKPKKGNRLGGSASHQEKILANMASQLFEHGVITTTETKAKNLRPYAEKLITKAKDGSLAARRNAAKIIRNKDVLATLFEEIGPMFAERNGGYTRIIKLENRKGDNAPMAQISLVTESTAAAEASRATRVAASKKADEEKAAKQNADQAAAEEKTAEAAPAADAAETELPAGAHAPLEDPNEAPEGFPIKGNANSKKYHVPGSSFYDRTIAEIWFATEEDAEAAGYEKPKSQQK from the coding sequence ATGCCAAAACCCAAGAAGGGTAACCGACTCGGCGGCTCGGCCTCCCACCAGGAAAAGATCCTGGCCAACATGGCCTCCCAGCTGTTCGAGCATGGTGTAATCACCACCACTGAGACGAAGGCCAAGAACCTTCGCCCCTACGCCGAAAAGCTCATCACCAAGGCCAAGGACGGTTCCCTTGCCGCCCGCCGCAACGCCGCCAAGATCATCCGTAACAAGGACGTTCTGGCTACGCTTTTCGAAGAAATCGGCCCCATGTTTGCTGAGCGTAACGGTGGTTACACCCGCATTATCAAGCTCGAGAACCGCAAGGGTGACAATGCCCCCATGGCGCAGATCTCCCTCGTAACCGAGTCCACCGCTGCTGCAGAAGCCTCTCGCGCCACCCGCGTCGCCGCCTCCAAGAAGGCGGATGAGGAAAAGGCTGCGAAGCAGAACGCAGACCAGGCCGCTGCCGAGGAGAAGACCGCTGAGGCTGCTCCCGCTGCTGACGCTGCTGAGACCGAGCTCCCCGCCGGTGCCCACGCACCGCTTGAGGATCCGAACGAGGCTCCGGAAGGCTTCCCCATCAAGGGCAACGCCAACTCCAAGAAGTACCACGTTCCGGGCTCTAGCTTCTACGACCGCACCATTGCTGAAATTTGGTTCGCTACTGAAGAAGATGCAGAGGCTGCCGGCTACGAGAAGCCCAAGTCCCAGCAGAAGTAG